Proteins encoded in a region of the Uloborus diversus isolate 005 chromosome 1, Udiv.v.3.1, whole genome shotgun sequence genome:
- the LOC129234298 gene encoding uncharacterized protein LOC129234298 has product MSILDQPKICSSLPRIRDPDLVQELKRRGIELTDIGPETPPIDMLIGADFLGGILTGRIEVLPSGITAVETKLGWSVLGPGKKSSINMVSLCMHHSEIHKIWDLESLGITDPTERKTTKELDEETVTFFQETIRKTGNRYEVALPWLAGHPHLYNGYDQAEARLHTVTKRLLKDNYYELYDGVLQQWKNDNIIEEVTEAEMSSSNACHYLPHHPVVKSSSATTKVRPVFDASCKRPGYASLNDCLSTGPSLLSEIPRLISKFRCGAIGVIADIKQAFLQLSLAAKDRDYLRFLWWEDKKHTKMKFYRHCRVVFGVSSSPFLLNATIKFHLESQEFQSIVLQNTINRMKDGFYVDNLVTSVNTSEELEQLKSQAIEVMQKGSFELRCWAYSGIEESIDQNVLGLKWDTHADELYCAGCKTTSEKILSKRKLLSVVNSIYDPIGFTSPATLLPKLLLQEAWKNKIGWDDDLPLNIQHRYQHWVKHIDFIEQCRIPRRLMLGTLENTSLHVFTDASADAYACCVYLRSEEETGTSVQLITAKARVAPMKRPTIPRLELLGATMGARIASTVLEAIQQPLKISFWVDSMVVLSWITKGEPWNTFVGNRVKEIRQLTNVDSWRFVPGSMNPADLPSRSCNWKELIDSRWWEGPTWLQETENTWPNTEITMPEEALVERKKSVICSTNINLQENFSKKLLYFSKYSKVIRMVAWMLRFINNARNKSTRVISELTCEEIQKAELAVIKLVQTELHAELKEKYSKSIRFSEESGVLKVETKLVLGEDPEDFQKPTVLPDHPIVRLYIEYVHKALMHSGVQTTLNHIRELYWIPRGRRVVRKEISVGEIVLIGCEDTKRLNWPLGHVVELYPGRDGIQRIAKLRVANGYLVRPLQRLYPLEMSISDLPSDLAANGKEVAANIDSGYLY; this is encoded by the exons ATGTCAATTTTGGACCAGCCCAAGATATGTTCTTCTTTGCCTCGCATACGTGACCCAGATTTAGTACAAGAATTAAAACGTCGAGGAATTGAACTAACAGACATAGGTCCAGAAACTCCTCCTATTGACATGCTCATCGGTGCTGACTTTCTGGGAGGAATATTAACAGGAAGAATAGAAGTTCTGCCATCTGGTATAACAGCCGTAGAAACGAAACTCGGATGGAGTGTTTTAGGTCCAGGAAAGAAGAGCAGCATAAATATGGTATCGCTATGTATGCATCACTCAGAGATACACAAAATTTGGGACTTAGAATCTTTGGGTATAACAGATCCCACTGAGAGGAAAACAACTAAGGAGCTAGATGAAGAAACGGTCacattttttcaagagacaattCGGAAAACTGGCAACAGGTATGAGGTGGCTCTTCCATGGCTAGCAGGACATCCCCACTTGTATAATGGATACGACCAGGCAGAAGCAAGACTTCACACCGTTACTAAGCGTCTTTTGAAAGACAATTACTACGAACTGTATGATGGTGTCTTACAGCAGTGGAAGAATGATAACATCATAGAGGAGGTGACAGAAGCTGAAATGTCAAGTTCAAACGCTTGTCATTATTTGCCACATCATCCAGTCGTTAAATCATCAAGCGCTACCACGAAGGTCAGGCCAGTCTTTGACGCTTCATGTAAACGCCCCGGATATGCCTCCTTAAATGACTGTCTTAGTACAGGACCAAGTTTATTAAGTGAAATCCCTCGCCTCATAAGTAAATTTCGTTGTGGTGCCATTGGAGTAATTGCAGACATTAAACAAGCATTTCTTCAACTCTCTTTAGCTGCCAAAGATAGAGACTACCTAAGATTCCTTTGGTGGGAAGACAAAAAACACACtaagatgaaattttacaggCATTGTCGTGTTGTTTTCGGCGTTTCATCAAGCCCCTTCTTATTAAATGCCACGATTAAATTTCATCTTGAATCGCAGGAATTCCAATCAATAGTCCTGCAAAACACGATCAATCGAATGAAAGATGGATTTTATGTAGACAACTTAGTCACAAGTGTGAATACCAGCGAAGAACTGGAACAATTAAAATCGCAAGCTATAGAAGTAATGCAAAAGGGTTCCTTTGAATTGAGATGCTGGGCTTACAGTGGAATTGAAGAAAGCATAGATCAGAATGTACTTGGCCTGAAATGGGACACTCATGCAGATGAACTTTATTGTGCTGGCTGTAAAACGACTTCAGAAAAGATCCTTTCAAAGAGAAAGCTTCTCTCTGTAGTTAACAGCATATACGATCCTATTGGATTTACGTCACCTGCAACTCTTCTTCCAAAATTATTGCTTCAAGAAGCTTGGAAAAACAAGATAGGCTGGGACGACGATCTGCCTCTAAATATTCAACATAGATATCAACACTGGGTGAAGCATATTGATTTCATAGAACAGTGCAGAATACCTCGTCGATTAATGCTAGGAACTCTTGAGAATACAAGCCTGCATGTCTTTACCGATGCTTCCGCAGATGCATACGCTTGCTGTGTATACTTACGCTCTGAAGAAGAAACGGGAACCTCTGTCCAATTAATAACTGCCAAAGCCAGAGTAGCTCCGATGAAAAGACCGACGATTCCACGCTTAGAGTTGCTTGGAGCTACAATGGGTGCAAGAATAGCAAGTACCGTTTTAGAAGCAATACAGCAacctttaaaaatttccttttgggTCGATTCAATGGTTGTTCTAAGTTGGATAACGAAAGGAGAACCGTGGAATACTTTCGTCGGTAACCGGGTTAAAGAAATACGTCAACTTACAAATGTCGATAGTTGGAGATTTGTACCAGGATCTATGAATCCGGCCGACTTGCCCTCGCGTTCTTGTAATTGGAAGGAGCTGATAGATAGTCGATGGTGGGAGGGTCCCACTTGGCTACAAGAAACAGAAAATACCTGGCCAAATACTGAGATTACGATGCCTGAAGAAGCTTtagttgaaagaaagaaaagtgttATCTGCAGCACGAATATTAACTTACAGGAAAACTTCAGCAAGAAGCTTCTATACTTTTCTAAGTACAGCAAAGTTATAAGAATGGTAGCTTGGATGCTGAGATTTATAAATAATGCTAGGAATAAGTCCACCCGAGTTATCTCCGAGTTAACATGTGAAGAAATACAGAAGGCAGAACTCGCCGTCATTAAATTGGTACAAACAGAACTGCATGCTGAATTGAAGGAAAAATACTCGAAGTCTATACGATTTTCCGAAGAGTCTggagttttaaaagttgaaactaAGTTAGTTTTGGGTGAAGATCCAGAagattttcaaaaaccaaccgtaCTACCAGATCATCCCATCGTGAGACTGTACATCGAATACGTTCATAAAGCTTTGATGCATAGTGGTGTTCAGACAACTCTGAATCATATTCGAGAGCTCTACTGGATTCCTCGCGGTCGGAGGGTTGTTAGAAAG GAAATTTCGGTGGGAGAAATAGTTCTCATAGGATGTGAGGACACTAAGAGATTGAACTGGCCATTAGGTCATGTTGTTGAACTGTATCCTGGCAGGGATGGTATCCAAAGAATTGCCAAACTACGAGTTGCTAATGGCTACCTCGTTAGACCTTTGCAGAGGCTGTATCCTCTCGAAATGTCAATCAGTGATTTGCCATCAGACCTAGCAGCAAATGGAAAGGAGGTAGCAGCTAATATCGATTCAGG GTACTTATATTGA